Proteins co-encoded in one Planctomycetia bacterium genomic window:
- a CDS encoding DUF2179 domain-containing protein: protein MSWWLPLLIFVAETCVVTFSTLRSIFVARGFKKYAVCIGLLESTIWLFAIGQVVSNLSHWPCSVAYAVGFTFGSFLGMSIEERLAIGTQVVRIITSKPPAQLIHKLNEANFGVTRVEGDGATGPVSVIFTIVKRNQMKEVVRMLRKFDPHLFYTVEDIRAARKGVFRPRRSASASRMTFKHKLEQETVQL from the coding sequence ATGTCGTGGTGGTTGCCGTTATTGATTTTTGTGGCTGAAACCTGTGTCGTTACTTTCAGTACCTTGCGCAGCATCTTTGTCGCCCGTGGATTCAAGAAATATGCCGTGTGCATTGGTTTGCTTGAATCTACCATCTGGCTATTCGCCATCGGACAGGTTGTGTCCAACCTGTCGCACTGGCCCTGTTCGGTTGCCTATGCGGTAGGTTTCACCTTTGGTAGCTTCCTTGGTATGTCTATCGAAGAACGGCTGGCCATAGGAACACAAGTGGTACGTATCATCACGAGCAAGCCGCCTGCCCAGTTGATTCACAAACTGAATGAAGCCAACTTTGGTGTAACGCGAGTGGAAGGCGATGGCGCTACCGGACCGGTCAGTGTGATTTTCACCATTGTCAAACGCAATCAGATGAAGGAAGTGGTTCGCATGTTGAGGAAGTTTGATCCTCATCTGTTTTACACGGTGGAAGACATTCGAGCAGCACGTAAAGGGGTTTTCAGGCCGCGCCGATCAGCGTCAGCTTCGCGGATGACATTCAAGCATAAACTGGAACAGGAAACAGTTCAGCTATAA